A DNA window from Loxodonta africana isolate mLoxAfr1 chromosome 7, mLoxAfr1.hap2, whole genome shotgun sequence contains the following coding sequences:
- the LOC100666804 gene encoding olfactory receptor 5D18-like, whose amino-acid sequence MSLSERNKSGAMFTLLGFSGCPELQVPLFLVFLAIYSVSVVGNVGMIVIIKINPRLHTPMYFFLSHLSFVDFCYSSVIVPKMLVNLVVEDRTISFLECVVQYFLFCTFVVTESLLLAVMAYDRFVAICNPLLYTVAMSQRLCAMLVGGSYVWGVGCSLIFTCSALKLSFHGSNIINHLFCKFSSLLSLSCSNTYLNELLLFIFATFNVVSTLLIILTSYVSILVTILKMSSASGRHKTFSTCASHLTAITIFHGTILFLYCVPDSKNSRHTIKIASVLNPLIYSLRNKDVKNTVSKIMDAKVFSH is encoded by the coding sequence atGTCATTgtcagagagaaataaaagtgggGCCATGTTCACTCTTTTGGGCTTCTCAGGTTGCCCAGAACTGCAGGTTCCCCTCTTCCTGGTATTTCTGGCCATCTACAGTGTCAGTGTTGTAGGGAATGTAGGAATGATTGTAATCATCAAAATTAACCCCAGactgcacacccccatgtactttttcctcagccacctctcaTTTGTGGATTTCTGCTATTCTTCTGTCATTGTTCCCAAGATGCTGGTGAACCTAGTTGTAGAAGACAGAACCATTTCGTTTTTAGAATGTGTAGTACAATACTTTCTCTTTTGTACCTTTGTGGTGACTGAATCCCTTCTATTAGctgtaatggcctatgaccgctttgtggccatttgcaaccctctgctctacacagttgCCATGTCCCAGAGACTCTGTGCTATGCTGGTGGGGGGATCATATGTATGGGGAGTTGGGTGTTCCTTGATATTCACATGCTCTGCTTTGAAATTATCTTTTCATGGTTCCAACATAATCAATCACTTGTTTTGcaagttctcctcacttctttccctttcttgctcTAATACTTACCTCAATGAATTGTTGCTTTTTATCTTTGCTACTTTTAATGTGGTGAGTACATTACTCATCATTCTCACATCTTATGTGTCCATCcttgtcaccatcttgaaaatgAGTTCAGCCAGTGGTCGTCATAAGACATTCTCTACCTGTGCCTCTCATCTGACTGCCATCACTatcttccatggcaccatcctCTTCCTCTACTGTGTGCCCGACTCCAAAAACTCCAGGCACACTATCAAAATAGCCTCTGtgttgaatcccttgatctacagtctgaggaataaggatgtcaagaaTACAGTCAGCAAGATAATGGATGCTAAAGTCTTTTCTCattaa